In the genome of Acidovorax sp. 69, the window ACGCGGGCGCACACACACTTCGCGCAACAGGCGGCCGACCTCTTTCAGGCAGGCGTCGCCTTGCACGTGGCCGCTGGCGTCGTTGAACAGCTTGAAATGATCGAGGTCGCACAGCATCAGCGTGAGCGGCGTGCCGTCCCGGCGCGCGGCCAGGATCTCGTTGTGCAGGATGCGGTCAAATCCGCGGCGGTTGACGAGACCCGTGAGGGCATCGACCTCGACCATCTCATTGAGCCGCTGGTTGGCTGCGTGCAGCTCTGCAGACATGGACACCAGCCGGCGGCGCATGTCCAGCAGGCGCCTCATGGCGCGCAGCTTGGCCATGAGCACGATGGGTTTGACGGGTTTGACGAGATAGTCATCGCCTCCCACCTCAATGCCGCGCCATACATCGAGTTCGTTGTCCAGGCCGGACAGGAAGATGATGGGCGTCCAATCCCCGGCTTCGCTTTCGCGCATCTGCTGCGCCACCCAGTAGCCATCCTGGCCGGGCAGCCGAATGTCCAGCAGCACCAGGTCCGGGCGGCGGGTCTTGAACAGTTGCAGTGCGGCCTGTCCCTCGGAC includes:
- a CDS encoding diguanylate cyclase domain-containing protein, producing the protein MPFSSSDAPYPATEPLPSGNAFSVLVVEDQGSVRAALVAELRRAGVSEIVEASEGQAALQLFKTRRPDLVLLDIRLPGQDGYWVAQQMRESEAGDWTPIIFLSGLDNELDVWRGIEVGGDDYLVKPVKPIVLMAKLRAMRRLLDMRRRLVSMSAELHAANQRLNEMVEVDALTGLVNRRGFDRILHNEILAARRDGTPLTLMLCDLDHFKLFNDASGHVQGDACLKEVGRLLREVCVRPRDIASRYGGEEFALILPNTPRSGAMTFARALGQLLKVRAIAHADSPLGSTLTLSGGITTCVPDDSTNAESLIMRADQALYAAKAQGRNRFFSFEMQMDTVEQLRN